A part of Macaca mulatta isolate MMU2019108-1 chromosome 12, T2T-MMU8v2.0, whole genome shotgun sequence genomic DNA contains:
- the C2H2orf66 gene encoding uncharacterized protein C2orf66 homolog precursor encodes MIIDSSPIPSFTQLHSTMTRASLLLLCVALVLLWHVNGATLRNKDKWKPLNNPRNRDLFFRSLQAYFKGRGLDLGTFPNPFPTNENPRPLSFQSELTASASADYEEQKNSFHNYLKG; translated from the exons ATGATCATTGACAGCTCCCCCATCCCCTCTTTCACTCAGCTTCACTCCACCATGACCAGAGCATCTCTCCTGCTACTATGTGTTGCCCTGGTGCTGCTTTGGCATGTGAATGGAGCCACACtaagaaacaaagacaaatggAAGCCACTCAACAACCCCAGAAACAGAGATCTG ttTTTCAGAAGCCTTCAGGCATATTTCAAGGGCAGAGGTCTTGATCTTGGAACATTTCCAAATCCTTTCCCCACGAATGAGAATCCTAGACCTCTCTCTTTCCAATCAGAACTTACTGCTTCTGCATCTGCAGATTATGAAGAGCAGAAAAACTCCTTTCACAATTATCTCAAAGGCTGA